Below is a genomic region from Terriglobales bacterium.
GTCGCTCAGGGCCACCATCACGTGGCGTCCCGGGCGGCTCCCGACGTGGTTCTGAACGTAACCCTGATCCAGTTCGACTTCTGCGGTCTCGATGGTTAACGTACCGCCCTTGGGCATGGCGTCGCGGGCATTGGTGGCCAGATTCATGACCACCTGCTCCAATTGGCCGGGATCGACGCGCACGCGTCCGATCCCGGGTTGCAGGACCATGCGCACCTTGATGTCTTCGCCGATCAGGCGGGGGAGCATCTCGCCGAGTTCGGCCAGCAGCTCGTTGACGTTCAGCACGCGGGGCGCGAGCACCTGGCGGCGGCTGAAGGCGAGGAGCTGCCGCGTGAGACGGGCGCCGCGTTCCGCCGCCTTCAGGATGGCTTCCGCATGCCGGTGAAGGCGGTCGCCCTCGGGAAGGCTCTCCCGCAGCATGGTGGCGTAGCTTTGCGTGATCATGAGGAGATTGTTGAAGTCATGGGCCAGGCCGCCCGCGAACACTCCGATGGCCTCCATCTTCTGCGCCTGATAGAGCTGCTGCTCAAGCTGGCGACGCTCGGTGATGTCCTCCAGGATGCCCTCGAAGCCGTACGCCTTCCCCTGAGCGTCCTTCAACGTCCTCCCGCCCAAACGCACGCTGACCCGGGAGCCGTCCTTGCGCTTGAAGTCCAGCTCGTAGCCGGTGAAGGTGTCTGTCAGAAGCGCCCGGCCGATCACCTGGCGACGATCGGCCGGGTCCCAGTAGACATCGGTGGAAAGGCGCAGGGCCAGGACTTCCTCCCGCGACCCGTAGCCGAGCATTTTTACCAGCGCCTGATTGACCGAGGTGAAGCGGTCCTCGCTGATGCTGGAGGTATAGATGGCGTAGGGAGCGTTCTCGACCAGCGAGCGGTAGTTGGTCTCAGAGCGGGCCAGGGCTTCGGCGGTCTGCCTGGCTTCGGTGATGTCATAGCCGACGCAAAGCAGGGCGGGACGCCCCTCGAAGTCAATCTGGGTGGCGCTCAGGTCGAGCCAGCGTTCCTCGCCGTCCTGACGGACGATCTTGAACTGGTATTGCCCAGGCGGATGCTCCCCGCGCAGGCGCGCCTGCGCGCGCTCCCGCACCTGGGCACGGAAGTCGGGATGGACCACTTGCCAGAAGTCGATGCGGGAATCCTGCGGCCAGCGGTAGCCGGTGATCTGCTCGGCCGCCGGATTGGCATAAAGGATGCGGGCGCCGTCGTGGATGAGAATGGCGGTGGGAGCGGTTTCGGACACGGCACGGAACTTGGCTTCGCTCTCGCGCAGGGCGTCCTCAACCCGTTTGCGCTCGGTAATGTCGGCGGCCAGCACCAGGCGCGCAGGCCGGCCCTCCCAGGCAATCCTGTGGGAGCTGATCAGTACATCGAAGACCGTTCCGTCCTTCTTGCGATGACGCCACTCGCCGGCCTCGAGAGCGTCCTGATGCTCCGCGAGTTGGGCGCTCTCGATGAGCCTGGGTACGTCCTCGAAAGGACGAATGTCCTTGATGGTCATGCACTGGAATTCATCCCGTGAGTAGCCGTAGCGGGCCACAGCGGCATCGTTGACGGCCAGGAAGCGCAAGGTTTCCGCGTCATACACCCACATGGGCTGCGGGCTTTGCTCGAAGAGCAGGCGATAACGCTCCTCGGCGCCGGAAAGAGCCTTCTTGGTGGAGCGGAACGAGACCACGAGTGCGGTAAGCAGGAGGGCGGCCAGGTCGAAGGCAAGCAAGCGGATGGCGCCTTCGCTCTCGATGGATAGAGATTGAGCGGGCCGGAGGAAGAGATAAGCGGTGGCGACACTACTGAGCAGGGTGGCAAGCATTCCACCCGGCCAGCCACCGAACCAGGCGCTGACCGCAACCGCTACGGTGAAGAAGCTGAAGAACGGGTCTTCCCTGATACCGGGTATCAGGAAGGTGAGGACCAGGGCCAGGGCCGTGGACAATACGGCAATGCCGTAGCGCAGCGCAAGCGAGCGTGAAGACAGTGTGCGCATGACGAATCCACCGGCAAGGGCGCCCGGCCGCTACCACCAGATTCGCACGGCGTCCTACGGTTTTCTTACTAGGGCCCCATTCTGTTTCGGTATCGGAACAACCGGTGGATTCGGCGCGTGCGACAGGGCAATCGGGTTCTTCAACCGATAAATTCTTTCACAACTAGCAGTTGGAGGACAATCTATAAAATTCGGGATTCAGGCACCCAGGGCTAGTTCAGCAGACTACGGGTGATGCAGCCTTGTCCGTGAGGGAAGCAGCCATAAAGGGGTGGCGGAGCGGCTGGGAATCAGCGGGCGGACGGCGGAGAGCCATCGCACCCACATCATGAGCAAGCGGCACTTCCGCTCTCTGAGCGACCTGGTGCGCTACGCCGTGAGGAATGAAGTAGCGCAGGCTTAGCCGCCGAACTCCAACTGCAGCAGGGCCGGCGCCAGGGGATTCGCCGAGGCGGGCATTTTCCGGCTGGCCGCCATCTCCCTGAGGAGCAAGCTGGGCCGGACGTAGCCGGAGCGGCCGGCGAACCACTCGCAAGCCTG
It encodes:
- a CDS encoding PAS domain S-box protein, with translation MRTLSSRSLALRYGIAVLSTALALVLTFLIPGIREDPFFSFFTVAVAVSAWFGGWPGGMLATLLSSVATAYLFLRPAQSLSIESEGAIRLLAFDLAALLLTALVVSFRSTKKALSGAEERYRLLFEQSPQPMWVYDAETLRFLAVNDAAVARYGYSRDEFQCMTIKDIRPFEDVPRLIESAQLAEHQDALEAGEWRHRKKDGTVFDVLISSHRIAWEGRPARLVLAADITERKRVEDALRESEAKFRAVSETAPTAILIHDGARILYANPAAEQITGYRWPQDSRIDFWQVVHPDFRAQVRERAQARLRGEHPPGQYQFKIVRQDGEERWLDLSATQIDFEGRPALLCVGYDITEARQTAEALARSETNYRSLVENAPYAIYTSSISEDRFTSVNQALVKMLGYGSREEVLALRLSTDVYWDPADRRQVIGRALLTDTFTGYELDFKRKDGSRVSVRLGGRTLKDAQGKAYGFEGILEDITERRQLEQQLYQAQKMEAIGVFAGGLAHDFNNLLMITQSYATMLRESLPEGDRLHRHAEAILKAAERGARLTRQLLAFSRRQVLAPRVLNVNELLAELGEMLPRLIGEDIKVRMVLQPGIGRVRVDPGQLEQVVMNLATNARDAMPKGGTLTIETAEVELDQGYVQNHVGSRPGRHVMVALSDTGVGMDAETRSHIFEPFFTTKEAGRGTGLGLSSVYGIVKQSGGSIWVYSEPGRGSTFKIYLPLAEGVQEDAAAVAAPPPPATGRELTVLLVEDEEAVREATTDYLQVRGFRVLAALSGAEALQLAEQTPTPIHALVTDIVMPGMTGPELAHRFAELRPEVRVVFTSGYTGDTVLSQGMLKPGSVLLQKPFPLEELVRTLRRLTALDGNSSP